The following nucleotide sequence is from Raphanus sativus cultivar WK10039 unplaced genomic scaffold, ASM80110v3 Scaffold2048, whole genome shotgun sequence.
TTTCTGAATTTCCAGAACTCTGATAACGTACAATTTTTAGTCACGTACCATGCAGgagctctcttcttctctccttctttcaAGTTTTCTCCGGCGTAACGGTCAGAATCAAATTCGTATTTATATGTAGGAGGGAATTTGATCGGTCCTTCTCTCCATCCATCAAAGACATGCCCTCTTCGGAATTCTCTTATCAACTGTTaagttaaaagttttaatatatattattaacaaagTAATTAGTATACATACATATACGGGTAACAATTCAAAACCAAACCTGATCACTATTCTTGAGCTCATCCCATCGTTTCTGTGCGACAAGCTTTCTTACATCACTGTCTGACATGTTAAGTCTGTAGTTCAGATCCCCAAACCAGAATACCTGACTGTTGTTgaaggaaaacaaaaacatttagaaaaaaagatttttaaagtTTCTTGCGTTTTTTCAATATTTGATTGATTACTTACTCGTGACATGGAATGGTTCTCGGTTGATCGGTATCAAGAACCGATGAGAAACGAGTACGACGTATGATTTCATACACGTCAGCATTCCGGCGCTGCTCAGCACCTTCTTTTTGACCGGAAGTTAAGTGCGAACACACAAAACACATTCTTGATTGATACAACGTCATGCTGATCGATACTGATCCCTGCTTGGGAAAGAAGCTAGGGTTAAGGATCTTTTACTTTTATTGATATTACTTGGGAAAGAAGCTAgggttattgatttttttaattaccttGTTTCCCATGTAGCCCATCAAGCCAACTCCAACCGGCGAAACCTTCAGATTGTTGACGTGTCTTCTTAACCGCCTCCGGATCCATACCGATACATAGATCCCAACCATTTGCTTACTCACTATCCTCACATACTTTTGACAATCTTTCACCTTCCGACACTCTTCCACTAAATCTTCCGGCAATCCGTAAGTATTTCCGATCTTGTCTCGGTCTTCCTCGTTATCATCGGAAGATGACTCACCGTCCAATGAATCATCAGACATAGCTTTCGCAGCTTCTTCGGCTTCAgacaaggaggaggaggaagtaTTATCATTCTCTTCTTTGATATCATTCCAACTCAGCTTTAGCGTCTCAAAGCTCCGTGACCGTTTCAAGTCTCTTGCGGCACAAGCAAACCTACTCACTCCCGTTGGATTCTCCGGTAGCTTAAACCCTAGCATAGCGTTGCTGCTCAACACTCGCCTTAGCTTCCCCTCTGATCCAACAATCTGAGGGTTCTCGTCTAAAGCTCGCTCAGGCCAGTCCATGTCAGGATTCCCTACAGGTTCAAGACTCGGTAAAGCAGTTGCAGCGTCGATGA
It contains:
- the LOC108848999 gene encoding type I inositol polyphosphate 5-phosphatase 2 isoform X1, with translation MKTRRGKRPEQRFWPSIVMNKWLNIKPKVYDFSEDEVDTENESEDDVCSVKNVSNSCCVADEDSHAGLRGREADHGNKISDGGVRGYQRKHRRGKSETLRVQYINTKDIRVTVATWNVAGKRPSDDLDIDDWLSTDNPSDIYIIGFQEVVPLNAGNVFGAEDRGPIPKWESIIRRTLNKPQKESVYDQSPNNNNNVLHRSHSAPSSPVLAQQASSILADVMVENLAAGHSLDLATDEFIDAATALPSLEPVGNPDMDWPERALDENPQIVGSEGKLRRVLSSNAMLGFKLPENPTGVSRFACAARDLKRSRSFETLKLSWNDIKEENDNTSSSSLSEAEEAAKAMSDDSLDGESSSDDNEEDRDKIGNTYGLPEDLVEECRKVKDCQKYVRIVSKQMVGIYVSVWIRRRLRRHVNNLKVSPVGVGLMGYMGNKGSVSISMTLYQSRMCFVCSHLTSGQKEGAEQRRNADVYEIIRRTRFSSVLDTDQPRTIPCHDQVFWFGDLNYRLNMSDSDVRKLVAQKRWDELKNSDQLIREFRRGHVFDGWREGPIKFPPTYKYEFDSDRYAGENLKEGEKKRAPAWCDRILWLGKGIRQECYKRSEIRMSDHRPVTSIFTVGVEVFDQRKLQRALHVNNAAASAVHPEPSFLV
- the LOC108848999 gene encoding type I inositol polyphosphate 5-phosphatase 2 isoform X2 — protein: MKTRRGKRPERFWPSIVMNKWLNIKPKVYDFSEDEVDTENESEDDVCSVKNVSNSCCVADEDSHAGLRGREADHGNKISDGGVRGYQRKHRRGKSETLRVQYINTKDIRVTVATWNVAGKRPSDDLDIDDWLSTDNPSDIYIIGFQEVVPLNAGNVFGAEDRGPIPKWESIIRRTLNKPQKESVYDQSPNNNNNVLHRSHSAPSSPVLAQQASSILADVMVENLAAGHSLDLATDEFIDAATALPSLEPVGNPDMDWPERALDENPQIVGSEGKLRRVLSSNAMLGFKLPENPTGVSRFACAARDLKRSRSFETLKLSWNDIKEENDNTSSSSLSEAEEAAKAMSDDSLDGESSSDDNEEDRDKIGNTYGLPEDLVEECRKVKDCQKYVRIVSKQMVGIYVSVWIRRRLRRHVNNLKVSPVGVGLMGYMGNKGSVSISMTLYQSRMCFVCSHLTSGQKEGAEQRRNADVYEIIRRTRFSSVLDTDQPRTIPCHDQVFWFGDLNYRLNMSDSDVRKLVAQKRWDELKNSDQLIREFRRGHVFDGWREGPIKFPPTYKYEFDSDRYAGENLKEGEKKRAPAWCDRILWLGKGIRQECYKRSEIRMSDHRPVTSIFTVGVEVFDQRKLQRALHVNNAAASAVHPEPSFLV